In the genome of Qipengyuania seohaensis, one region contains:
- a CDS encoding glycosyltransferase yields the protein MRILLATGHPYLPQIAGGAQSSMHELAQALIAEGHQVATFSGLTGVGSLGWRARLSLKVRKSKLFRNDTLGYLAFRSWVPADAAQEVATAFAPDILCMMSGFPVPLSKAFRQAGVATLMYFRNVEDDDFGGEVAGSADGYLANSQFTASKMRERHGVDCSVIPPLVNGKCYATRTSRHYVTLINPHPLKGRDIAFELVKRCQDIPFLFVKAWTLEKEDQTALDELNSRFPNVDVRDRTEDMKTVYAQTRIVLIPSIWEEAWGRVATEAHFSGIPVIASRTGGLPESVGPGGVLISPDASVQAWVDALRALTRNEQLYRKLSRAARDYSKRKEMQPGMQLAHFIKAANKAITAHRSVLTPDSS from the coding sequence ATGCGGATACTTTTGGCCACCGGCCACCCATACCTGCCGCAGATCGCTGGCGGCGCCCAGTCCAGCATGCATGAACTTGCGCAAGCGCTAATCGCTGAAGGGCACCAGGTCGCTACCTTTTCCGGCCTAACGGGTGTGGGGAGCCTTGGCTGGAGAGCGCGCCTTTCGTTGAAAGTCCGGAAGAGCAAACTCTTTCGCAACGACACGCTCGGTTATCTTGCATTTCGTTCTTGGGTCCCTGCAGACGCAGCCCAAGAGGTGGCCACAGCCTTCGCACCTGACATTCTGTGCATGATGTCCGGCTTTCCCGTGCCTCTTTCAAAAGCGTTCCGGCAAGCAGGCGTCGCTACGCTGATGTATTTCCGAAATGTCGAGGACGATGATTTTGGTGGCGAAGTGGCCGGGTCGGCAGATGGGTATCTTGCGAACTCGCAATTTACGGCATCGAAAATGCGTGAACGTCACGGGGTCGACTGCAGTGTCATTCCGCCGCTTGTAAATGGCAAATGCTATGCAACGCGCACGTCGCGTCACTATGTAACCCTCATCAATCCGCATCCCTTGAAGGGCAGGGATATTGCATTCGAACTCGTTAAGCGCTGCCAGGATATCCCTTTCCTGTTTGTAAAAGCATGGACGCTGGAGAAGGAAGACCAGACAGCGCTCGACGAGCTGAATTCGCGCTTTCCCAACGTCGATGTCCGGGATCGCACCGAAGACATGAAGACCGTCTATGCGCAAACCAGAATCGTCCTGATACCAAGCATCTGGGAAGAAGCTTGGGGCCGCGTGGCGACCGAAGCCCACTTTAGCGGAATACCAGTGATTGCCAGCAGGACGGGCGGATTGCCCGAGTCTGTCGGGCCTGGGGGCGTACTGATCTCGCCCGATGCGAGCGTGCAGGCATGGGTGGACGCGCTTCGTGCTCTCACCCGGAATGAGCAATTGTATCGCAAACTGTCTCGAGCGGCGCGCGACTATTCGAAGAGAAAGGAAATGCAGCCGGGGATGCAACTGGCGCATTTTATTAAAGCAGCAAACAAGGCGATCACCGCTCACAGAAGCGTGCTGACGCCGGATAGCTCGTGA
- a CDS encoding polysaccharide biosynthesis/export family protein produces the protein MPYATAADANEIYPLGTGDKLRVTVFGEDTLSGEYTVTGDGDISFPLIGNVPASGRSIEELQATLTAMLDNGYVNDPRVSAEVLEYRPYYILGEVNRPGEYPYSVGLTVEQAVATAGGYTYRANDERVFLKRSDDTQEKLVDLERSPAFRLRPGDTVRVGERYF, from the coding sequence ATGCCCTATGCAACCGCCGCGGATGCAAATGAAATCTATCCATTGGGCACGGGTGACAAGCTGAGGGTGACCGTGTTCGGCGAGGACACGTTGTCGGGCGAATACACAGTAACCGGCGACGGGGACATTTCATTCCCGCTGATCGGAAATGTTCCAGCCAGCGGACGCAGTATCGAGGAACTGCAGGCAACACTGACTGCGATGCTCGACAACGGATATGTGAACGATCCGCGGGTCAGCGCCGAGGTGCTCGAGTATCGGCCCTATTACATCCTTGGCGAGGTCAACCGGCCAGGAGAATATCCCTATTCGGTGGGTCTGACAGTGGAACAGGCCGTCGCTACAGCAGGCGGTTACACCTATCGCGCAAACGATGAGCGGGTGTTCCTGAAGCGCTCCGACGATACGCAGGAAAAGCTCGTGGACCTAGAACGCAGCCCGGCATTTCGCCTGCGGCCTGGCGACACTGTGAGAGTGGGCGAGCGCTATTTCTGA
- a CDS encoding O-antigen ligase family protein, with amino-acid sequence MGDTSGQPIYGFETVPVTPVAIALVACLAMQALGPPIVILEIILFAAIVAISWRQLPAVAARSWLLLLLPTAAMFSVMWSQVPSISARYAVQLLATIGVGIVLAATIPRGKLVLTLFAGLSIAMVIGFLSGRTGMSAEGAVPIGFTGSKNQMAYVALFWMAASLCAVADRGLSWLTRLASLVCVSLSAAVIWQGASVTAMLSAVAVVVFFALLSIAGTLPRGGRLFILLAAALFFAAGTLGLAQIENYADTARSEVLGKDTRLTGRTVLWEAADRLIEEKPLLGHGYKAIWLGDGGVGLLARNGQTDGRAFHFHDTFREIRADLGWAGLIAFLAPLGFGLARLAGLFIERITVDRALAGGIFLLLCLRMRTELIVAPLLIDTVFLFLALAFFTSARRPDPARNHSPQHSTKSRNRGEHHVPNT; translated from the coding sequence GTGGGTGACACGTCGGGCCAACCTATCTACGGTTTCGAAACCGTTCCAGTCACACCGGTTGCAATTGCCCTCGTGGCCTGCCTCGCCATGCAGGCGCTCGGCCCCCCTATCGTCATTCTGGAGATAATCCTGTTCGCGGCAATCGTCGCCATCTCTTGGCGGCAGTTGCCTGCCGTGGCCGCACGGAGTTGGTTGCTGCTTCTCTTACCTACTGCAGCTATGTTTTCGGTAATGTGGTCGCAGGTTCCGTCCATCTCCGCTCGGTATGCGGTTCAGTTATTGGCCACGATCGGCGTAGGAATAGTTCTTGCTGCGACCATTCCGCGTGGAAAGCTTGTGCTCACGCTCTTCGCAGGGCTCTCGATAGCGATGGTAATCGGCTTCCTGTCGGGAAGGACGGGAATGTCGGCCGAGGGGGCGGTGCCGATCGGCTTTACGGGCTCCAAGAACCAGATGGCGTATGTCGCCCTGTTCTGGATGGCAGCCTCGCTGTGCGCCGTGGCCGACCGCGGTCTTTCATGGTTGACGAGGCTCGCCTCACTCGTGTGTGTTTCGTTATCCGCCGCCGTCATCTGGCAAGGCGCATCTGTCACGGCGATGCTTTCTGCAGTCGCGGTCGTAGTGTTCTTCGCCCTATTGTCGATCGCCGGAACCCTGCCTCGTGGTGGTAGGCTTTTCATCCTTCTTGCAGCAGCACTTTTCTTTGCCGCCGGCACGCTGGGACTGGCCCAGATTGAAAATTATGCCGATACCGCTCGTAGTGAGGTCCTAGGCAAAGACACGCGGCTCACAGGCAGAACCGTCTTATGGGAGGCGGCAGACCGTCTCATCGAGGAAAAGCCGCTCCTCGGACACGGCTACAAGGCGATCTGGCTGGGCGATGGCGGAGTAGGCCTTTTGGCGAGAAATGGTCAGACCGATGGCCGAGCCTTCCACTTCCACGACACATTTCGCGAAATCCGGGCGGATCTGGGTTGGGCCGGGCTGATCGCATTTCTGGCACCTCTAGGTTTCGGTCTGGCCCGGCTGGCGGGACTTTTCATCGAGAGAATAACAGTCGACCGCGCGTTGGCAGGAGGAATTTTTCTGCTCCTGTGTTTGCGGATGCGAACCGAACTCATCGTCGCGCCCTTGCTGATCGACACGGTCTTCCTGTTCTTGGCACTCGCCTTTTTCACATCTGCGCGTCGTCCGGATCCTGCGCGGAACCATTCACCCCAACATTCAACCAAATCGCGAAACAGAGGCGAGCACCATGTCCCGAATACCTGA